The Flavobacteriales bacterium genome contains the following window.
AACAGCTGGGTAAATACCTAACTCAGCAATTTTACGAGAAAGTACTGTAGTAGCATCTAAGTGAGCAAAAGTTGTAGCAGGAGCAGGGTCAGTTAAATCATCCGCAGGTACGTAAACTGCTTGTACCGACGTAATAGAACCTGATTTAGTTGAAGTAATACGCTCTTGCATCGCACCCATTTCAGACGCTAAAGTTGGTTGGTAACCTACCGCAGATGGCATACGACCTAATAAAGCCGATACCTCAGAACCTGCTTGTGTAAATCTAAAAATGTTGTCGATAAAGAATAGGATATCTTTTCCTTTTCCGTCGCCATCACCATCTCTAAAATATTCAGCTAAGGTTAAACCAGATAAAGCAACCCTTGCTCTTGCACCTGGAGGCTCATTCATTTGACCAAAAACTAATGTTGCCATTGATTCTTCCATTCCAGCTTTATCTACTTTAGACAAATCCCATCCGCCTTTTTCCATAGAATGTTTGAATTCTTCGCCGTATTTAATTACGCCAGATTCAATCATCTCTCTTAATAAATCGTTTCCTTCTCTAGTTCTTTCACCAACCCCAGCAAATACAGATAAACCTGAGTGACCTTTAGCAATGTTGTTGATTAACTCCATGATTAATACAGTTTTACCAACACCAGCACCACCAAATAAACCAATTTTACCACCTTTTGAATAAGGCTCAATTAAATCGATTACTTTAATACCTGTAAATAAAACTTCGGTAGAAGTTGATAAATCTTCAAATTTAGGTGGTTCTCTGTGAATGGGTAAACCATTTGCTTTGTCAACAACCCCTATACCGTCAATAGCTTCTCCAACTACGTTAAATAATCTTCCTCTAATTTTTTCGCCAATAGGCATAATAATAGGAGCACCAGTTGCAACTACTTCCATTCCTCTTCTTAAACCATCACTTGCATCCATTGCAATAGTTCTAATAGTGTTTTCTCCTACGTGTTTCTGACATTCAAGAATGATTTTTTGACCATTCTCTTTAGTAATTACTAATGAATCTAAGATGTTTGGAAGAGTTTGTCCGTTCTCAAAACTTACGTCGATAACTGGTCCGATGATTTGAGTTATTTTACCGTGTGTTGTTGACATTTGTATATATATTTTAATGTGTTAATGTCTGTTTTAAATTGGCTGCAAAAGTAAAATATTTTATTTAATTACTAAAGCATAATGAATAATATTATTTTTATAAAATTAAAATCATTTTAATAGTGATATTTGCAGTCGAATTTGGTACAGAAAAAACCCAAAATTACAGTCTGATTTAATGAATGTTTACCGTCATATTAATGAGTTTTCGTCAAAAAAAAATGTAGTGATAACTACAGGTACTTTTGATGGGGTTCATTTGGGACATAAAAAAATAATTGAGCAGGTTGTTTCTGCCGCAAAAAAAATAAGTGGAGAATCGGTTATTTTAACTTTTTTTCCTCATCCTCGAATGGTGTTGTACCCAGAAAGCAATGATTTAAAGTTATTAAATACCATTGATGAACGAATTGAACTCTTAAAAGATTCTGGAATCGACCATTTAATTATTCACCCATTTTCGATGGAGTTTTCAAGAATTACTTCGCTTGATTTTGTTCGGGATATTTTAGTAAATAAACTGAATACCAAACGATTGGTTATTGGATATGACCATCATTTTGGTAAAAATCGAGAAGGTTCTTTTCAGCACTTAAAAGAGTATGGACCACTTTATGGCTTTGAAGTGGAAGAAATTCCAGCGCAGGAAATACAACAGATTAACATCAGTTCTACAAAGATTCGCAACTCTTTATTAATAGGTGAAATTAGGGCGGCAAATCAATTTTTAGGGTATCCTTATTTTATTAATGGAACAGTTGTTGATGGTGATAAGATAGGAAGAGAATTAGGGTTTCCAACTGCAAACATAAAAGTTGACGAAGCTTATAAGTTGATTCCTGGTAACGGTGTTTATGCAGTTAAAGTTAATATCGAACAACAAAGTTTTACAGGCATGTTAAATGTAGGTAATAGACCTACGTTAAATGGAGAAGAAGAAACCATTGAAGTAAATATCTTTAATTTTAACGAACAGATTTACAATAAACCTATTCGTATAGAGTTTTTTGAGAAGATAAGAAACGAGATTAAATTTAACGAGTTATCCGAATTACAACAACAATTAAATAATGACAAACAAAAAGTACAACAACTATTTTCTTAGCATCATCTTCGTGTTGGTTTGTTCAATCCATGCTCAGTCGCAGGTTTTTGATTACAAATCGCTTGATACCATACCTGAGTTAACGTTAGAGCAAGCCTTAAAAAAAGACCCCTTAACTGTTTATCGACTTGATTTAAAACGACAAAAGTTGGTTGATTTGCCTGAGAGCATAACACAATTTAAAAATCTACAAACCTTAGATGTTAGTAAAAACAAACTAAAACATTTTCCATCCTTAATTGTTAAGTTTAAGTTTTTACAGAACCTGAATATATCCGACAATAAAATTGATGCTGTACCTGCCGAAATAGGGGATTTGATATACTTGAAAGAGTTTAGTGCAAATCAAACTGAAATTTCTACCTTACCTGCTGAAATTGGTAAGCTAAAAGAGTTGAAATATTTGGATGTTTGGGGCTCGAACTTAGCCTCGTTTCCCGAAGAAATTAGTCAACTACAAGAAACACTCAAAGAGATAGACATGCGCGTGATAATGATGAGTGATGCCGAGCATAAAAAAATTAAGGAATTGCTTCCAACCACTAAAATCCATTTTTCTAAATCGTGTAATTGCGGTTTCTAACTATATTATTTACTTTTGTTCACAACCTTTAAAGGTTTATCATCGTTTAAGTATAGTTAATGAGGGAGAGGTATTATATCATTTTTGTATTAGTAGCAATGATTTGTGCAAAGAGTTCTTTTGCTCAAGATGAATTGTTGTTTCTAAATGGTAAGGAATTAAAAGGAGAAATACTTAATGTTACTAATTATGAAATTACCTTTAAAGACCTTAAAGGTAAAGAAATGGTTATAGACAACTACAGGGTGTTTTCTTACCATAAAAATAATAAAGAAACGCTTACTTATAAATATGATACTTTAGAGGGTAATTTTTTAAAAGAACAAGACATGAGAATGTTTGTTTATGGCGAAAAGGATGCGTACAAATCATACCATTCAAGATTTTCGAATGCAATGGGGTTTGCGGCAGGAGGTGTTGCAGGCTATTTTATGCATAAGGAACAAGCGTTTATATATGCAGCTGCGCCATTAATTTATACTACCTTTACATTGCCTTTCTCAACATCAGTAAAACAAAAAAGGTTGTCTGATTTGCAATTCTTAAAAGAGGACGAATATTTACGTGGGCACGAACGTGTAGCTCGAAGCAAGCGTACTCAAAATGCACTTAAAAGTAGTTTTTTGGGTATGGGAGCAGGATTTTTAATTAGTTTTTTAGTGAACGGAAATTCTAATTAATTTCATTCCATTGAGGTCATTAATTTTTTTAATAAGAAGTATCGTTTACAGCAATTTATTTGTTTCGCTTTGTATAACCTTGTTAGCTCACCAAACTTTTCTAATACTTCAAATTCCACAAGCAGAATCGTTTAATGTTTTAGCACTTATTTTTTGTTCTACATTTTTTACTTACAATTTTCAGCGTATTTATAGGTTAAGAAGTGTTGAATTATTAGGTAAACTTATTGGTATAAGGTTAGGCTGGATTATTCGTAACAGAAAACGATTGTTTTTTGCATCCGTCTTGTCGTTGATTTTGAGTATTTATTTTTTGTTTCAACTAAGTTTGAATGTGTTTTTATTAATTATTCCATTGGCATTGTTTTCTGTGTTATATGTTATTCCAGTTTTTCCACAAAAAAAAGCCATTCGAGATTTGCCTTTTGCCAAAATATTTGTGATTTCAATTGTTTGGTCG
Protein-coding sequences here:
- a CDS encoding F0F1 ATP synthase subunit beta, which encodes MSTTHGKITQIIGPVIDVSFENGQTLPNILDSLVITKENGQKIILECQKHVGENTIRTIAMDASDGLRRGMEVVATGAPIIMPIGEKIRGRLFNVVGEAIDGIGVVDKANGLPIHREPPKFEDLSTSTEVLFTGIKVIDLIEPYSKGGKIGLFGGAGVGKTVLIMELINNIAKGHSGLSVFAGVGERTREGNDLLREMIESGVIKYGEEFKHSMEKGGWDLSKVDKAGMEESMATLVFGQMNEPPGARARVALSGLTLAEYFRDGDGDGKGKDILFFIDNIFRFTQAGSEVSALLGRMPSAVGYQPTLASEMGAMQERITSTKSGSITSVQAVYVPADDLTDPAPATTFAHLDATTVLSRKIAELGIYPAVDPLDSTSRILTADIVGKEHYETAQRVKETLQRYKQLQDIIAILGMDELSEDDKLVVHRARRVQRFLSQPFHVAEQFTGLKGVLVSIEDTIKGFNMILDGKVDEYPEAAFNLVGSIEEAIEKGKKMLAEV
- a CDS encoding bifunctional riboflavin kinase/FAD synthetase, producing the protein MNVYRHINEFSSKKNVVITTGTFDGVHLGHKKIIEQVVSAAKKISGESVILTFFPHPRMVLYPESNDLKLLNTIDERIELLKDSGIDHLIIHPFSMEFSRITSLDFVRDILVNKLNTKRLVIGYDHHFGKNREGSFQHLKEYGPLYGFEVEEIPAQEIQQINISSTKIRNSLLIGEIRAANQFLGYPYFINGTVVDGDKIGRELGFPTANIKVDEAYKLIPGNGVYAVKVNIEQQSFTGMLNVGNRPTLNGEEETIEVNIFNFNEQIYNKPIRIEFFEKIRNEIKFNELSELQQQLNNDKQKVQQLFS
- a CDS encoding leucine-rich repeat domain-containing protein, giving the protein MTNKKYNNYFLSIIFVLVCSIHAQSQVFDYKSLDTIPELTLEQALKKDPLTVYRLDLKRQKLVDLPESITQFKNLQTLDVSKNKLKHFPSLIVKFKFLQNLNISDNKIDAVPAEIGDLIYLKEFSANQTEISTLPAEIGKLKELKYLDVWGSNLASFPEEISQLQETLKEIDMRVIMMSDAEHKKIKELLPTTKIHFSKSCNCGF